TCTTCGAAAAGCTCCACCTCTTTAATGATATTGTTCATGGTAGTTACAGTCTCCACCGGGAAATTACCAACGGAAGTCTCGCCACTAAGCATCACCGCATCGGCACCATCGATCACCGAGTTGGCCACGTCGTTCACCTCGGCGCGGGTAGGGCGTGGGCTGTTCATCATGCCTTCCATCATTTGCGTGGCGATGATTACAGGCTTGGCTCCGATGATGCATTTCTTCACAATTCTTTTTTGTATCACCGGTACATTTTGAAGCGGCACTTCCACGCCCAAATCGCCACGAGCTACCATGATTCCCTGTGACACCCGGATGATGGCATCTATGTCTTTCACAGCTTCAGGCTTTTCTATTTTGGCAATCACGGGAAGTGGTGACTTATCGCCATAGGTTTTCATCAGCGCTATCAATTCTTCCACATCGGCGGCTTTGCGCACAAACGATAGCCCAATCCAATCCACCTGCTGGTCGAGAATAAAGGCCAGATCGTCTTTGTCTTTTTGGGAGAGCGAAGGCAGCGACACATCGGTGTCGGGCAGGTTCACACCCTTGCGCGAATGGAGCACTCCCGCTGCCAGCGCTTTGGCTACTACCTCACCTTTTTCAGGCATCGTAGCCTCCACTTTCATCGCTATCTTGCCATCGTCGAGCAGGATGTTTTCGCCCGCACGAACATCTTTTGGAAAATTGGCATAATTGATCCAAATCTTTTCCGGCGAAGCGTTTTCTGCCACAACAGTAAAAACGAGCAATTCATCCTTTTTGAATTTCCTGCCTGCCTCTCCAATGTCACCAATTCTTATCTTGGGACCCTGCAGGTCGGCAAGGATTGCCACGTGTGTTCCCAGCTTTTCGTTGAGCTGGTGTATGTCGGCGATAACACGGCGAAAATTGTCGTGCGTGCCATGCGAAAAGTTGAGTCTGAAAACGTCTGCACCGGCGTCAATCATTTGGCGCAATATTTCTGGCGAATCGCTCGCTGGTCCTATGGTTGCTACAATTTTTGTCTTCATCGGCTATACAATTTTTTTATGGATACTGGGCTGCTTTGCAGCTTTACTTTGTGTTGATCTTCCTGTTGTTTTATCTCTGCCATATGGTATTCCAGATCGAAAAGGATGGCTTGCATACGCTCCATTATTTTTTTGTTGCCACCCTTGAGCAATGTGCTTTCCGCGAGTTTGAGCCTGTTGATCTCAAGAATCTCGGCTATATCAGTGGCATCATCAAGAAACTGCGCTATCTGGCTTTCGCCAAAAAAGTTGCGTACCAAAAGGAAATAGTGGTTCATAAGCTGCTGTCCGGCAGCAAGCTCTTCAATCAGATAATATTCGGTAGAATGATCGTTGCAAAAAAAATAGAATTCGTACAGCTTCGTTTCGCCCGACTCCAACACCTTCAGAACGGGCTTACGCGCCAGGTTTAGACCAAGCTTTCCGTTTAGGCAAAAGGCAAGTTGATAACCCCTCACCGTTGCCGAAAGGCTGAAGATGATATAGTCGAGATGCTGACCCGGATCGGGTTTGAATTGCTGTTTTTTCATCTTATTAATTCATTGTTGTCAGGTAAAGGAAATCCTTACTAAAATAGATCCTTCTCCGGACACCAATATTACTAACTAATAAAAAAACAAAGGTATTGGTTCAGATCGTTTAAAAACGTTAGCCCAATCATTTTCATCAATAACCCAACGTTTTGAGCATCGATTTAAAACTTTGTTCTTTGGCAAAAAGTCGTGGATAATAGGTACCGTCTTCGTCCAGATCGATGATGATGTGCTTGGGAGCCGGGATGAGGCAGTGTTGGATGCCGCCATATCCGCCAAGCGATTCCTGATAAGCGCCCGTATGAAAAAATCCGATGTAGAGCGGATCTTCCTTGTCATATTTTGGGAGGAACACCGCGTTGAGGTGCGCCTCATCGTTGTAGTAATCCTGGCTGTCGCAGGTGAGGCCGCCCAGACACACGCGCTCGTACTCATAGTCCCAACGATTGACAGGCAAGAGAATAAAACGCTGGTTGATGGCCCAAGAGTCGGGCAACGTGGTCATAAAAGAACTGTCGATCATATTCCATCTTTCACGGTCGTTTTGTTGCTTCTGGTCGAGGATGGAATAGAGTACCGCAGCGCTTTCGCCCACGGTAAATGAACCAAACTCAGTGAAGATGTCTGGCTCGGGTACATTGTGTTGTTCGCATATCGCCTTGATTTGTGCTACAATTTCTTCGGCCATGTATTCGTAGTCGTACTCAAAACCCAACGACCGTTTGATAGGGAAGCCACCGCCAATATTCAGCGAATCAAGTTCCGGGCATTCCTTTTTCAGCTCGGCATAAACCGTTATACTTTTGCTCAGTTCGTTCCAGTAGTAGGCCGTGTCCTTTATACCTGTATTAATAAAGAAATGCAACATCTTGAGCTCGATGTCGGGATTGTTTTTGATGTGCTCCTGATAAAACGGGATGATGTCGTTGTAACGGATGCCCAGCCGTGAGGTATAAAACGAAAACATCGGCTCTTCCTCTGAAGCTATCCGCAGCCCTATCTTGAATTTTCCTTTCACATGGTCCTTGTAATACTTCAGCTCATCCATGTTATCGAGTACCGGTATGGTATTTACAAATCCTTCGTTGATGAGGTTGGTAATGTTTTCGAGGTATTGCGCCCGCTTAAAGCCGTTAGAAACGATGTAGGTATCTTTGTTGATGAGTCCGTTTTTGTAGAGCTCTTCTACGATGTTTATGTCGAAAGCGGAGGAGGTCTCGATGTTGACATTGTTTTTCAGCGCCTCTTCCATCACAAACGAAAAGTGGGAACTCTTGGTGCAGTAGCAGTAGCGGTACTCGGCATTGTAGTCCACTTTGGCCATGGCCACATTAAAGATGCGCCGTGCCTTTTGTATCTGTTGCGAAATTTTGGGCAGGTAGCTAAGCTTCACCGGCGTGCCGTATTGCTTGATGATCTCCATCAGCGGGATGTCGTGAAAGTGAAGCTGGTTGTCTTCTACGTGAAACTCTTCCTGTGGGAAGTGAAAGGTCTGATCAATCAGGTCGATGTACTTTGTCTTCATCGTTAATAAGTTTTAGTCGTATTAGTTTTCAAATAAAATACAAATGTAACTCACTTGCATCATGTAAAAACGATAAAAGTAAACAAATTCGATTTAGATAAACGTAAAAGATTTGGAACTGGCAATTTGGAAAGAGGGACCGCTACTTAATTTTGGTGCTTCAAACGGAGGGTTTCCACCAGATGATCCAGGTCGGTCACAATGTAATCGAATACCGGCTAAAGAGAATTCTATTTTGAATACACATTTTTGGTGATATCGATGCTCTCCGGTGAAACCTCCACAATCTTCCCTTCCTTCAAAACAATGAGCGGAGTTTTCTTGTATTTTTTATACCATGGTTTTAAGATTTGTAATAATTACTCTTTGCGCTTCCACCGCAGTGTCGCTACCAAATGATCGATGTCAGCCACAATGTAATCGATCACCGGCTGCAGCGAATCGTTGTTAGGTGTAACATTAAAATACAAAGCGCCGCGCAAAAAACTGTGCGTACTGTCAGTTACCCAAAACTGAAACGGTGAAGCCACATCGCGCCCTTC
The genomic region above belongs to Bacteroidales bacterium and contains:
- the pyk gene encoding pyruvate kinase gives rise to the protein MKTKIVATIGPASDSPEILRQMIDAGADVFRLNFSHGTHDNFRRVIADIHQLNEKLGTHVAILADLQGPKIRIGDIGEAGRKFKKDELLVFTVVAENASPEKIWINYANFPKDVRAGENILLDDGKIAMKVEATMPEKGEVVAKALAAGVLHSRKGVNLPDTDVSLPSLSQKDKDDLAFILDQQVDWIGLSFVRKAADVEELIALMKTYGDKSPLPVIAKIEKPEAVKDIDAIIRVSQGIMVARGDLGVEVPLQNVPVIQKRIVKKCIIGAKPVIIATQMMEGMMNSPRPTRAEVNDVANSVIDGADAVMLSGETSVGNFPVETVTTMNNIIKEVELFEDIYDKQHLPEVKNNPHFISDAVIYSGCNLARESKADAIVSVASTGYSTTKISSYRPKATIFAFADKEQTLRRLNLLWGVRPLFFDHYIDTDQTIADLMKNLKEANLLHQGDLIVHISNMPIDQPGKSNMIKLTLVD
- a CDS encoding arginine decarboxylase, encoding MKTKYIDLIDQTFHFPQEEFHVEDNQLHFHDIPLMEIIKQYGTPVKLSYLPKISQQIQKARRIFNVAMAKVDYNAEYRYCYCTKSSHFSFVMEEALKNNVNIETSSAFDINIVEELYKNGLINKDTYIVSNGFKRAQYLENITNLINEGFVNTIPVLDNMDELKYYKDHVKGKFKIGLRIASEEEPMFSFYTSRLGIRYNDIIPFYQEHIKNNPDIELKMLHFFINTGIKDTAYYWNELSKSITVYAELKKECPELDSLNIGGGFPIKRSLGFEYDYEYMAEEIVAQIKAICEQHNVPEPDIFTEFGSFTVGESAAVLYSILDQKQQNDRERWNMIDSSFMTTLPDSWAINQRFILLPVNRWDYEYERVCLGGLTCDSQDYYNDEAHLNAVFLPKYDKEDPLYIGFFHTGAYQESLGGYGGIQHCLIPAPKHIIIDLDEDGTYYPRLFAKEQSFKSMLKTLGY